A genomic window from Archocentrus centrarchus isolate MPI-CPG fArcCen1 chromosome 2, fArcCen1, whole genome shotgun sequence includes:
- the glsa gene encoding glutaminase a isoform X3, protein MTLQGASNAEKFDYVMNFMNKLAGNEYVGFSNATFQSERESGDRNFAIGYYLKEKKCFPEGTDMTAILDFYFQLCSIEVTCESASVMAATLANGGFCPITGERVLSPEAVRNTLSLMHSCGMYDFSGQFAFHVGLPAKSGVAGGILLVVPNVMGIMCWSPPLDKLGNSVRGIQFCTDLVSLCNFHNYDNLRHFAKKLDPRREGGDQRVKSVINLLFAAYTGDVSALRRFALSSMDMEQRDYDSRTALHVAAAEGHAEVVRFLLEACKVNPVPKDRWGNTPMDEAVHFGHHDVVTILRDYHNQYTHQEGSTPKQNAENLDGML, encoded by the exons ATGACGTTg CAAGGGGCGAGCAACGCCGAGAAGTTTGATTAC GTCATGAACTTCATGAACAAACTGGCAGGAAACGAGTACGTGGGCTTCAGCAACGCCAC ttTTCAGTCGGAGCGCGAGTCCGGAGACAGGAACTTTGCCATCGGCTACTACTTGAAGGAGAAGAAG TGTTTTCCAGAGGGAACAGACATGACAGCCATCCTGGACTTTTACTTCCAG TTGTGCTCCATCGAGGTGACCTGTGAGAGTGCCAGCGTCATGGCGGCAACTCTGGCCAACGGTGGTTTCTGTCCAATCACGGGCGAGCGCGTGCTGAGCCCAGAGGCGGTGCGAAACACCCTGAGTCTGATGCACTCCTGCGGCATGTACGACTTCTCCGGACAGTTCGCTTTCCAC gtGGGGCTGCCGGCTAAGTCGGGTGTGGCCGGGGGGATCCTGCTGGTTGTTCCCAATGTGATGGGCATCATGTGTTGGTCTCCGCCGCTCGACAAGCTAGGCAACAGTGTCAGAGGCATCCAGTTCTGCACG GATTTGGTTTCTCTCTGTAACTTCCACAACTATGACAACCTGAGGCACTTTGCAAAGAAGCTGGACCCTCGCAGGGAGGGAGGAGATCAGAGG GTGAAGTCTGTGATCaacctgctgtttgctgcttACACGGGAGACGTCTCAGCCCTCAGGAG ATTCGCGCTGTCCTCCATGGACATGGAGCAGAGGGACTACGATTCCAGGACAGCGTTGCACGTGGCAGCTGCTGAAG GACACGCTGAGGTGGTGCGCTTCCTGCTGGAGGCCTGCAAGGTCAACCCAGTTCCCAAAGACAG GTGGGGGAACACGCCGATGGACGAGGCGGTGCACTTTGGCCACCATGATGTCGTCACCATCCTCCGCGATTACCACAATCAGTACACCCATCAGGAAGGCAGCACCCCCAAGCAGAATGCAGAGAACCTGGATGGGATGCTGTGA